The DNA window CAAGATAAGCATAACACGTATTAATAACAAATTGAGCATGttaatatcataattttatttcgaGTGAAGATCATAAAGTCTTGTATTCTAGAAGAATTTACTCAGCACTAAGGTTACCTCTAAACGACATGCATTTGCGAAAAACCCAGCAGTTATGGCCTTTCTTACAACCTGAACAGCGATTTAGAGGGTAAAATAGAAGTTAACAGGAGCTGTAGAGggcaaaaaaagaaattaaagcgGTAGTATTTCAGCCACTCACCAGCGTATCTCTTTCACATGACTTTAAGACTATCCCTATCCTTAAAGCTACTCTTCTGAGCTGTTCTCTTACTTCAAGAACTTTTCTCtacaatataaataaattaatataaatatatcagAAATGAAAATTCCCAGCCAAATGACCTCAGATAATCACAAAATCCTACAGAAGGTACAGTGAAAGTTTAAATTCATTTAAAGTTTATGACCATTAAAAGCATATACGCACCATGGCTTGGTAATTTACGAAATTCTTATGACACCACTGTGACGATTTTCCAGATTGAAGAAACCCTTGGTAAACATTTAGGAACGTTACATGGTCACCCTGCAAGCACGAagaaatttaacacataaaacaTACTCAACTGGAGAGTTAATATCTAACCAAAAGGAAAACAAATTTAGCTTTTATAATCAGTCCATTCAATGGTCAATTGAAGATGATAATGACGCTGCATATGCAGAGCACAATATATGAGATGCTAGAAACCAAAGATGCagatattttcaattttcaattggTCTGCActctgaaaaagaaaaagagtctCGTGTATAGAAGATACAATTCCAATTATTAGCTAAATACGCAACAGCTTTGACAGCATAATAAACTTGATGAAAACAGATGCAGAAACTGTAGCGTCCAGTCTTAAAACAGGATCATTAGGACTTGGGATGTTTTGTTCAAGACATGATAGTGGACAGGATCAAAGATAAAACACATTCGCTAGTGACATACTATGTCTCCTCTAAATTTGCAAGGTAAATTAAGACCAAATACCTCAGCAGCTGCAAATCTCAACTTGGCTTCATCTAGTTCCTTCTGTAATCTAGTAGAAACCCAGATAGACTGCAAATAGACATGATAGATGTAAAGTAAATCGAAGATAAGTTCTTATGTGTTGTTAGTTTACAGATTGCGTGAAGGAAACCCTTCACTTCAATAATCCTCTAAATTTTCTCACCCACTTTAGGGATAACGCAATATATTTTCTTAATGTTCCATCTGTAAATCATAAGATTCAAGGCAAAGAAAAACTCAAAGGTATGAGCTGAAAGTACTACCTGAAGGGAGAGAACAGCAGCAATGGTAATGATCTCCTCAGAACATCCAAGTTGGTGGGAAGATAATATCATTTTTGATATCAGTGGATCCTGAAAAAACATTCATACTCAATAACTTTGCTCCATACTTGATGATATGTAGAAATCCAGCATTTATATAACTttgaataaaatcaaaacatatcaTATTCAGTCATTGAACCACATGGAATCAGTATAACATTATTGATGGAGAGACATTGAGGAAGAGGGAAAGCTACGGCATGCATAAAAAGCAGCTTATAGCAAAGCacaaattaaaaggaaaaagttATATGTTAGATGAGAAGGAAACAAACAAACGACAAATGAGATGACTGCAAAAAAAATGAGTGTAAAGACAATTCTGCtgtctttctttttatttctttttcttctccaaAGGGAAAGAAAGGTCACTCAACTACACAGGGCATAAAGCACAGACAACTTGCACATCACTAGCCTGAAATGCGCAGTTCTGAATCATACATTAGAGATCAAATTCTCTCAAGGAACGGACAGAAGTAAGTTcaattttatacatttattcaatGCATATTCTCGAGATATAGCTGCCCCAGGCTTCTAAAGGAAAGAGGATCAACACGCCCACTTTATATTAAGTAACAAGATCTTTATTCTCAGGGGAAAGACAAAGCACTGGAGCAGTGTGGAATAACATCCCACGTGCTTGTTTTCTCACATGCAAAAAAAGACCTTCACTAGATATATACTAGAACACAAGGCTTTCTTGCACTTACTCACTTCTCTCGATTTACTtccaagaaagaaaaaaaattaaaagatgttATAGAACCACCTTCTTCTCACTCAAACCACAACTAACAACTATCCATGCATCGAGATCAGAACAGTGATAAAGAATGCAATGAGAAGCTTAAAGTTTGCAATATTTAACCCGTAAGTGTTTGTGGCATAGTAGTGTAAACTCTCCTACTTAAAAGTCCAACCTATATCATCAATGACCCCAATATGAATAAGAGATGATGTCGAACCACATTTATCTCACTCAATCCACAATTGATAAACTGTCCACGCATGAGATTAGAACAGTGATAAAGGATGCAATAAGAATCCTAAGTTTGCAATATATTAACAGAGAAGTGTTTGTGGCATACTAGTGGGATCTCTGCTACTTGAAATCCAACTGGTGAAGTGAGTTTAGCATCATCATCAAGGACACCCAGTGAGTAAAGGACTTCAAGCGCTCGAATCATTGTTTCTGGAGACGGAGATGCCGGCCAATCAAACCCTAGTATATTGTCTATGCCCAAGGCTTTAAGCTGCGGTATCATAATGCTGCAATTAGTATCTAAAAACCGCATGAGACAATTTACTCTCTCAATGCAAGAATTCATTATAACCCTTAAAAAACAAAGATCTTGGACCAAGGAGCCATATAAACTTCAGAAATAAATGTCGTGGACATTAACAGAATATACTAAAATGAtgcaaaaaaacaaacattatttGAACCCCATATAAGGATGCTACCTGAATCACAGAGGAAACAAGATTTGACCGCTGCATCTCAGGGATCCCCTGAGTAGGCATTTCATTAACAAAGTACTCTTCTGTATATAACCTGGTTGTATGCAATAAACGATTATTACGTGGGAAAATGAAAGTAAAGCACCTCAAATACAAAAATAAGAAAGAAGTGACTGCTGAAGCACCAGGATACAGGGTTAATTTTATCATGCTTACAATAACCTAAAATCATTGACAAAAATGTATAACAGAGCATAAAAGGTTAGGATGATTTTCCAACAAGAGATATGATCATATAATtcatttactaaaaatataagACGCGGTAGACATCAATAGAATTTTAGATGGTTTAAAAAAATGTTCCAGAAAGTATGTAGTTGCAAGAAAGAGCATGCGTGTATCATCAAGACTTTAATCCTTTAAAATGGAATTTTATCACCTCCAAAGAGCAGCCCAATTACTGAGGCAAAATAAGCATGCATAGAAGAAATGTAGATAGAATTCAACATATCAGAATTAAGCTTGGCACTATGAGAAGTCATTGCAAACAAGCTTAATGGTTACTTCAGTTTAGTACTGCGGCTAAATAGTAGGCAGATCCACTACTACAATTTTGAAGTCTTTGAATGCTTTTATGGGTTATAGCCTCATAGGTCTCTCTAATCTCTAACAATAATTTGGGATTTTGGATTGAATGCTCTAATTTGGCATTTAGATGCTGTTTTGATATGCAGTCAAACTCCAGcagtaaatttttctttttttttaactgTCTGCCTCTAGTAGGTAGCTTAATTCCTATTTTTTCCAGTGAGCCTATATGTgaaacggcgcattaaagaggATAGTAGTATCTTCCTGGAAGGACTAGAGCCTCAAAACTCTTTTAAGCCAGTTGCTTAGGCGTTGGAGGTCAATATTCTACCAAGTATCAACTATCAGCAACAAGGACAGACCTAAATGTTTCTTTACACACAAACTCTTCCCTGAGAGAAGAATGCTAGCCAGATGCATTGGCATAACATAGGACAATGCTAGTAGTAGTGTAGTACAGTTGTCGACCTCACCGTGATCAAAATCATATGATTCATCACCAAAAGGATTAGTTTCTATGAAGAAtcataaaataatcaaaatcggTACTGAATATATGGAATCAGTATTGAATCATAACGAATTGTTGAATTGCACGATTCATCcgattttttttagaaacaaaGGTGACAAATGACCCATAAATTCATCCACATAGAAACAGAAATATAAATTAGCTAGCCATGAATAGATACCTATAACACTTCCCAGGTCGTAGTCTTCCAGCTCTACCAGCCCTTTGTCTAGCAGATGCCTTCGATATTGGTGCCACAACAAGATTTTCAACATCTGAGATCTGCAGCACAGAAAATGCAAACAACAACGTAAATTACACGAAGATACACATACTAAAACTAAAAGTGGAAGTTATCaccttaaaacattttaaactatGCAGTATACAGAAAGAAAGTATTCTCATATTATActccaaaaaatgaaaacatgcAAATAAAGACAAGAAAAATCACATGTCAATTAATAACTTGAGCAATTATTAAATTCTGAATACCAAGAGAACATTGATGGATAAATGTAACATCAGTTAGGAGTGCTAACTCTggatataattaatatacaatCTACTAACATTTTCTTACTGTCTCAAACATGAGAATTCTGCATAAAGAAAAAACCCCAAACCCAAAACCAGCCAACATAACAGCTATAACtaattgaaacacaaaataacAGTATTAGAAGTACCGGATTGTAGAACCGCTGTTTTGAGAAGCCGCTATCAACAACGTAGACAATGCCCTGGAGCATCTCAAAAACAAGGATCAATTTTAGTGCCTAGAAAAATGCTTCATATTGATCAGATCTTGatgataaaaatttatgaatataaaGACGCTACCTCCAAAGTCAATGACGTCTCAGCAATGTTGGTTGATATGACTACTTTCCTCCTCCCTCGAGGAGTGGGTGAAAACACCAGATCCTATAAAGAGAGCAGAAGGTTTCGCTTTATACATACTCATATCAAACTCTAAAAATTGGTTCAAAACACAAACAATGAAAGGCCTGTCACTGGCCTGTTCTGAACGTGGCAGCCCCGAAAACAAAGGAAGGACAATCAATCctgaaaacaaaaaacatattcATATTCATGTAATAACATCTACGACATAGGTGACAACATCAAATGCTTACACTGGAAGATAATACAGGTTCCTGAAATTAGTTGAACCAATCAGTGCTAGAAAAGAGCAAGACTAAATAGCTGGTCTTTCAGTAACATAGAGTAGAACTGCAGCCGTCTGGCCAGAACTCCTATTAAATAGGAAAATTCAGAGGCATACCTCATGTTGATTAATGTGTTTCTAAGCTTAAGAATATACAAACCCATCTTCATGTACATGCTATTGCCTAAATCTGTGCACAAATATACATGCATGCATTCTAAGTTCTATTAATACACATCCATACATTTAGATGGATAGAATTTAAAACACAGCCATGCGACTTGCAACTAATCTGAATGATCGTAAATATAACAGCTGCAAGCCAAAATTTTATGCCATGTGTTTTATACCTGAAGATTTCTTTCCATTTGCTTGAGCTTCTTCAGTAAGCAACTGAACAGCAGCATCTATATCATCTTGGCCAGTGAGGAATACCAGAATATCACCGGGTGGTTCCTAAGCGATAAAAAGTACATGTTAGCATAGCTTTCTTATCATAATGCCATAGCCAAAAACACATATCACCACACTGAtactaagagtttaaaatttcATGATTGGTACAGTACATGAAAAATGATTTGGGAAACATTTTGTAAGCTTTCAATAACTTGGGTTCAGATACTTGTCCAGAACtcaaaaattgactttttttccAGAGCTAAAGAAATTTCTCATTGTGGTGTAAACATGTCATGCTAGTGTCCATATGTCATTATCTAACATAAGTATTGTATAGATgataaaaaagaaacataaaTATTGTATGGATgataaaaaagaaacataaaTATTGTATGAAgttcaaacataaaaataaatactatagGATAAATTCCAAGATACAAAACTTCACATTCATAAGCCTCAAATTACCTGATCATGAATTGACAATATTGTAGAAACAGTAGCCCGGACATAGTCTGCAATTGGTTCCTCAATGTAAAGAATTTGTACATTAAAACCTCTACCCTGAACATTACATGAAACAAGTTAATAGCTTTATCACACAAAATAAGTTTCTAGCAAATATCACCTATTAACAACTTCCatcataaaaactaaaaaatggcCTCTGataagaattaaaatttaatctgcAACACAATCCCAGAAAACCGTACCTCAACTGATAGAATTGCAGGTTCCTTGCTTGGACCAAGCTCATCTGCTCGTCTTTTCCTGGTTTACAAGTTACGGCATATCATATCATCAGAATCAATGCTAAACCTCCCCCAGTTCACAAACTCTCCCTCCCTTAATCTCCTTCTAACTCTTTTCCCATttgatagagaaaaaaaaaacattacctGGCTTTGAAGAAATCAGAGATAGATTTTGCCTCAATAGTAGCAGAAGAGATGATCAATCTTAACTCAGGTCGACGACGCTGAATCTGAAATATTATAAGTCGCAGAATATTAAGATGAGAGAGATGAATGGACACAGCAAATGTACACAAATTTCAGGTCATTAAACAACTAAGTCATGGACATCACAGCATTTACCTTTTTCAGTAGACCCAACAAAATGTCAGTTGAAATAGACCTTTCATGAGCCTCATCTACCATTATGACACTGAGATTTTGAATTTGAGAGTATCACAGACATATCAATTgaggaaaaatatttaaagaaaaaacgGTTACGGACAGCAGAGAATAACTAAAGTCCTGCAGAAAAAACGGTTACGGACAGCAGAGAATAACTAAAGTCATGCAGAAATGGATATGCTTGTCTATGCAAATCATAAGTTTTTAAATCCATTAACTAGGGAATTAGAATTTACCTAAGTTTTATGAGGGAAGTCACTTCCCTGGTCAAAGGGAAGTTGGACCTTCAACTTCCAGGGaagtaaaataacaaaaaggaactagtaaaatatatattctaTTTTCCAGGAAGTTCTACCAAGTGTACCTCCAACCAAGCAAGGCCTAGAAGTACATGGAGAAAGACAATGCCAAAAGAAAAGGCATTATGACAGTGAGACTTTCTTTAGGTCATAACTAGTACCTATATTTGGTCAAAAGAGGATCGTCCATCATTTCTCGAAGTAATACACCATCTGTGAGAAATTTTATCTTGGTTATATCCTGCAATGCCAAAACAACATGGTTTGAACATTCATAATGCAATACAATAAAGACAGAGTGCATAGATAAAAAGATATCAACAAAAAACTGCAAAAGAATGCTTATACATTAAGGCATCTATGTcaagatataaaataaaacagatAATAATATGCAGGATAATAGGTTTGCAATTGCATCTCACTGAATTTGTAAGATTCTCAAAACGAATTGTGTAGCCAACTTCCTCTCCAAGCTTAACCCCCACTTCTTCAGCGACTCTTGAAGAAACAGCCTGGGAATCAGTACCGCATAGTGGTTGTAAGAAACATATTATGACAAAGCTACCAAGTAAACCActaaaaagaaattcaaataacataaaaccatAGAATGCGAGTTTTATTTATAGAACACGGCATATGCTGAGTGTACATACTTTCAAGCTTAAAAACCAAACCTGAACAGCCAAACGTCTTGGTTGAGTGCAAGCTATGAGGCGTCCACCATCAGCCCAGCCTGCTTCTTTAAGATACTGTGAATCAAATTAATcacaaaatgaaacaaaaatcaGTTTGCCTACTGCAAATGCTAATTCACTAGCTAAGACTAAGAGTGCTTCCaaactataaaataaagaaGCAAAAATAAATGCAAggattcaattcaatttttgtatCAAAAAGTCCATGGCTGCTAGGTCATAATGCTTCCTACTTCGAAAAAAAAGCATGTCggaataaaataaatcatacatAGATTAATGTAATCTTTCAATAACAAAACCCTAACCTAATGCaacttaaatcaattaaatcatGCAGATTCCTgctatattttcttatttagaAACATATTGTCTTCTTATAAACATGAAGTAAACAATACTAAATTTCACAATCAGTTTAAGTTAATCTTTTGACCAATCAGTAAACAAAAATGACCTGAGGAATCTGCGTAGTTTTTCCGCTACCAGTCTCGCCAACAATAATAGTAGTAGCATGAGTCTCAACCAGATACAAAATAGCTGTTCTGTACTTGTACACAGGCAATCTCTGCCTCTGCTTCTCAATACTCACATATCCATACCTGCAAACACTTTGATTACACACATTTAAAAGACTCTTAGTAGTACTGGTCCTGCCGTTCAAGACTCGGCTTAACTAAGGTTTAATGTTTTACCCGGACGAAGAGGAGGATAACGAAGAGGATAATAAAACGACGCCGCCTTCTTCGTCTTCAAGAAGACGAGGCTTCTCTGTGCCTGGTTTCCAAAACTGCGCCATTTTTCTACTACGACTTCAACTTTGGCCAAACCGGACCGGTTTCGCCCCTCTGTAAAAAAGAGAGTGTGACGCTTAATTAACCCTAATGACTGATTTACAGTCGCAACAAGTGAAATTTTAATCTATCCTAACCGTAACtttaaatttgttatatttgGAATTCATATTTGTAATACCTAATAAGCTGATGGATTTTGAGGTTATTAGAGCGCTGGTT is part of the Mercurialis annua linkage group LG3, ddMerAnnu1.2, whole genome shotgun sequence genome and encodes:
- the LOC126674363 gene encoding probable pre-mRNA-splicing factor ATP-dependent RNA helicase DEAH9 isoform X2 — translated: MAQFWKPGTEKPRLLEDEEGGVVLLSSSLSSSSSGYGYVSIEKQRQRLPVYKYRTAILYLVETHATTIIVGETGSGKTTQIPQYLKEAGWADGGRLIACTQPRRLAVQAVSSRVAEEVGVKLGEEVGYTIRFENLTNSDITKIKFLTDGVLLREMMDDPLLTKYSVIMVDEAHERSISTDILLGLLKKIQRRRPELRLIISSATIEAKSISDFFKARKRRADELGPSKEPAILSVEGRGFNVQILYIEEPIADYVRATVSTILSIHDQEPPGDILVFLTGQDDIDAAVQLLTEEAQANGKKSSGLIVLPLFSGLPRSEQDLVFSPTPRGRRKVVISTNIAETSLTLEGIVYVVDSGFSKQRFYNPISDVENLVVAPISKASARQRAGRAGRLRPGKCYRLYTEEYFVNEMPTQGIPEMQRSNLVSSVIQLKALGIDNILGFDWPASPSPETMIRALEVLYSLGVLDDDAKLTSPVGFQVAEIPLDPLISKMILSSHQLGCSEEIITIAAVLSLQSIWVSTRLQKELDEAKLRFAAAEGDHVTFLNVYQGFLQSGKSSQWCHKNFVNYQAMRKVLEVREQLRRVALRIGIVLKSCERDTLVVRKAITAGFFANACRLEPYSHNGMYKTIRGSQEVYIHPSSVLFRVNPKLVIYHSLVSTDRQYMRNVITIDPSWLTEAAPHFFQKQRRDPISH
- the LOC126674363 gene encoding probable pre-mRNA-splicing factor ATP-dependent RNA helicase DEAH9 isoform X3 — encoded protein: MQDITKIKFLTDGVLLREMMDDPLLTKYSVIMVDEAHERSISTDILLGLLKKIQRRRPELRLIISSATIEAKSISDFFKARKRRADELGPSKEPAILSVEGRGFNVQILYIEEPIADYVRATVSTILSIHDQEPPGDILVFLTGQDDIDAAVQLLTEEAQANGKKSSGLIVLPLFSGLPRSEQDLVFSPTPRGRRKVVISTNIAETSLTLEGIVYVVDSGFSKQRFYNPISDVENLVVAPISKASARQRAGRAGRLRPGKCYRLYTEEYFVNEMPTQGIPEMQRSNLVSSVIQLKALGIDNILGFDWPASPSPETMIRALEVLYSLGVLDDDAKLTSPVGFQVAEIPLDPLISKMILSSHQLGCSEEIITIAAVLSLQSIWVSTRLQKELDEAKLRFAAAEGDHVTFLNVYQGFLQSGKSSQWCHKNFVNYQAMRKVLEVREQLRRVALRIGIVLKSCERDTLVVRKAITAGFFANACRLEPYSHNGMYKTIRGSQEVYIHPSSVLFRVNPKLVIYHSLVSTDRQYMRNVITIDPSWLTEAAPHFFQKQRRDPISH
- the LOC126674363 gene encoding probable pre-mRNA-splicing factor ATP-dependent RNA helicase DEAH9 isoform X1 — its product is MAQFWKPGTEKPRLLEDEEGGVVLLSSSLSSSSSGVCRYGYVSIEKQRQRLPVYKYRTAILYLVETHATTIIVGETGSGKTTQIPQYLKEAGWADGGRLIACTQPRRLAVQAVSSRVAEEVGVKLGEEVGYTIRFENLTNSDITKIKFLTDGVLLREMMDDPLLTKYSVIMVDEAHERSISTDILLGLLKKIQRRRPELRLIISSATIEAKSISDFFKARKRRADELGPSKEPAILSVEGRGFNVQILYIEEPIADYVRATVSTILSIHDQEPPGDILVFLTGQDDIDAAVQLLTEEAQANGKKSSGLIVLPLFSGLPRSEQDLVFSPTPRGRRKVVISTNIAETSLTLEGIVYVVDSGFSKQRFYNPISDVENLVVAPISKASARQRAGRAGRLRPGKCYRLYTEEYFVNEMPTQGIPEMQRSNLVSSVIQLKALGIDNILGFDWPASPSPETMIRALEVLYSLGVLDDDAKLTSPVGFQVAEIPLDPLISKMILSSHQLGCSEEIITIAAVLSLQSIWVSTRLQKELDEAKLRFAAAEGDHVTFLNVYQGFLQSGKSSQWCHKNFVNYQAMRKVLEVREQLRRVALRIGIVLKSCERDTLVVRKAITAGFFANACRLEPYSHNGMYKTIRGSQEVYIHPSSVLFRVNPKLVIYHSLVSTDRQYMRNVITIDPSWLTEAAPHFFQKQRRDPISH